The genomic region CAAGAGCTGCGGCCCTGGCAATGCATGCGCGGTCGTCAGGCGCTGTCGACGTGCCGGTTTTATGCGTCGGCAATTTTGTTGCCGGTGGTGGTGGAAAGACGCCGACCGCCCTGGCTCTGGCTGAAACGGTCAGAAAACGCGGTTTCAAACCGGGGTTTCTCTCGCGCGGTTATGGCGGCAGGATTTCCGGCCCCGCTCAGGTGGAGCTCGGTCGCCACAATGCCGGGGATGTGGGTGATGAACCATTGCTGCTTGCCCGTTCGGCGACAACGGTGATTTCCTCCAACCGGCTTACCGGCGCACAAATGCTGGTCGAACTGGGCTGCGACTTCATCATCATGGATGACGGCTTTCAAAACCCGCGCCTGAAGCGGGACTATGCGCTGGTCGTCGTCGATTCCCGGCGCGGCATCGGCAACGGTTTTGCCATGCCGGCCGGCCCGCTGCGCGTACGCATGAAGGACCAGTTGCCGCTTGCCGATGCCATTCTGGTGATTGGCGACGACGCAGGTGCACAATCGGCGGTGCGCATGGCAGCGCGTGCCGGAAAGCCGGTCTATCAGGGCCGTTACAAGATGCTCGACGCCGCCCGTTGGAAGGGGAAATCACTGCTTGCCTATTCCGGCATCGCCGATCCGCAGAAGTTTTTCGACAGCCTGGTCGGGGCAGGCGGGCAGTTGGCCATGGTCAGGGCATTTGGCGATCACCATCTGTTTTCCCGCGACGATGTTACTGAATTATTGGACCGCGCCAAGCTGACAAACGCGGAACTGGTAACCACCGCCAAGGACCATGTACGCCTCAGGGGCATGGGCGAGGCACAGGAACGCCTTGCCAAGGCGAGCGCCGTTGCCGAAATTGAGCTGGCCTTTGCCGATAATGGCACCGATGAGCGCATCATCGATGCTACCTTGCAGCGCTTCGAAAAGCGCCAACTGGAATCTGCAAAAAAACCGGAAGATGGGCTGGAAGCTGCCGGCTGAGATCAGGCAAGACCCTGTTCGCGCCGCACGGAAGCAGCCACGTCAACATAAGCCTCCTGGCGGTCAACCGACCAGTATTTGAGTTCATCAATCGGGATCGGTTTGCCGGTCACCGCGCAGCGCACAAAGGAGCCTGGCGAAATCACGTCAAAGTCGGCATCGCCATAGCGTATTTTTGCTTCTCTGGAGCCCGGTTCCAGCATGATCGCGTTCTCCGCCTTGTCAGTAGCCTACCATTTAGAGTGTCAGGCCAGACCGTGCAAGCATCGCAGCCGGTAGATTGCTGGTTACCGCCCGAACAGGCGTTCAATGTCCTTCAGATCAAGCTCCACCCAGGTCGGCCTGCCGTGATTGCACTGGCCGGAATTGGGGGTCACTTCCATCTGCCGCAGCAGCGCGTTCATTTCGTCGGGCTTGAGCAACCTGCCAGACCGCACACTGCCGTGGCAGGCCATGGTGGCTGCAACATGTTCAAGCCGGTCGCGCAGTCCCTGGGCCGATCCCCATTCGGCAAGTTCGTCCGCAAGATCGCGAACAAGCGCCTGGGCATCGACCTCGCCAAGCATGGCCGGCGTTTCCCGCACGGCAATTGCCCCCGGGCCGAACTGTTCGATGGTGAGCCCAAGCGCGGAAAGTTCGTCGGCTGCTTCCGCCAGCCTTGCAGCGTCCTCTTCAGGCAGGTCGACGATTTCGGGAATGAGCAGCATTTGCGAGGGTAGCCCGTCCTTCAGGCCTACCTTCAGCGCTTCATAGACAATTCGTTCGTGAGCTGCATGCTGGTCGACGATCACCAGCCCCCGTTCGGTCTGCGCGATGATGTAGTTCTTGTGCAACTGCGCTCTGGCCGCTCCCAGCGGATGGCGCTGTGCTCCTTCTGCCGGTTCATCTTGCACGGCGGCCGCATTGCCGGAAGGCTGGGAAAAGCTGTCCATTTCCGGCTGATATGCTGCAGGAGCCTCGCCAAATCCGTTGTCTGCATAAGGGGAGGCCGCCGGCGGGAATGCAGCGGCATCTTGCGCAGGTGAAGGGTCGTTGAGCGGGGCATGGTAGCTGCCAGGCTTAAATGCCGGTGCCTGCGGGCTGGAAAATCCTGGCCGGAACGCTGCAGCCATTCCCGCGCCGCCTTCGCTTGAGGCACGATGCCCGGCATCGAGAATGGCCCGTTTCAGGCTTCCGACCAGCAGGCCGCGCACCAGCGCTGCATCGCGAAAGCGCACGTCTGCCTTGGCCGGATGAACATTAACATCCACTTCCTGCGGCGGCACGGTGAGAAACAGCACCAGGACCGGATGCCGGTCCCGCAGCAGAAAATCGGAATACGCGCCACGCACCGCGCCCATGAGCTGTTTGTCGCGCACCGGCCTGCCGTTGACGAAAAAGAACTGGTTGAGGGCATTGCCCCGGTTGAAGGTCGGAAGGCCCGCAAACCCGCGCATTACAATGCCTTCGCGTTCTGCCTCCACCGTCATTGCGTTATCGAGAAATTCCCGGCCAACAATCTGGCGGATGCGGTCGCGCATGGTG from Salaquimonas pukyongi harbors:
- a CDS encoding DUF2093 domain-containing protein, encoding MLEPGSREAKIRYGDADFDVISPGSFVRCAVTGKPIPIDELKYWSVDRQEAYVDVAASVRREQGLA
- the mutL gene encoding DNA mismatch repair endonuclease MutL, with translation MAIVRLSDSMINQIAAGEVVERPASVVKELVENAIDAGASRIDIVTAEGGKALIRISDNGSGMTRNDLALAVERHCTSKLANDLLDISTLGFRGEALPSIGSIAELRILSRAKDEPNAWQISVDNANVHPVKPGALSAGTVIEVRDLFSRVPARRKFLKSDRAETNAITETVKRIALAFPGIHFTLGGGDRSALDWPAGTMRDRIRQIVGREFLDNAMTVEAEREGIVMRGFAGLPTFNRGNALNQFFFVNGRPVRDKQLMGAVRGAYSDFLLRDRHPVLVLFLTVPPQEVDVNVHPAKADVRFRDAALVRGLLVGSLKRAILDAGHRASSEGGAGMAAAFRPGFSSPQAPAFKPGSYHAPLNDPSPAQDAAAFPPAASPYADNGFGEAPAAYQPEMDSFSQPSGNAAAVQDEPAEGAQRHPLGAARAQLHKNYIIAQTERGLVIVDQHAAHERIVYEALKVGLKDGLPSQMLLIPEIVDLPEEDAARLAEAADELSALGLTIEQFGPGAIAVRETPAMLGEVDAQALVRDLADELAEWGSAQGLRDRLEHVAATMACHGSVRSGRLLKPDEMNALLRQMEVTPNSGQCNHGRPTWVELDLKDIERLFGR
- the lpxK gene encoding tetraacyldisaccharide 4'-kinase translates to MAINETPPFWFEPPGVKAWLMAPFSILYSRAAALAMHARSSGAVDVPVLCVGNFVAGGGGKTPTALALAETVRKRGFKPGFLSRGYGGRISGPAQVELGRHNAGDVGDEPLLLARSATTVISSNRLTGAQMLVELGCDFIIMDDGFQNPRLKRDYALVVVDSRRGIGNGFAMPAGPLRVRMKDQLPLADAILVIGDDAGAQSAVRMAARAGKPVYQGRYKMLDAARWKGKSLLAYSGIADPQKFFDSLVGAGGQLAMVRAFGDHHLFSRDDVTELLDRAKLTNAELVTTAKDHVRLRGMGEAQERLAKASAVAEIELAFADNGTDERIIDATLQRFEKRQLESAKKPEDGLEAAG